One Pichia kudriavzevii chromosome 3, complete sequence genomic window carries:
- a CDS encoding uncharacterized protein (PKUD0C05830; similar to Saccharomyces cerevisiae YOL007C (CSI2); ancestral locus Anc_6.33), translating into MKSSLTTSSKTTASTITSSTSYAFKASIPTSYDPYIVHSDDKDGTVFIAVGTILIALFVFFIIAKFWFFLKNRKAAELATKYDDIYAGNYYDSSSSVLHYDSAFFDEKKSSYGTDSPSSGTRSTYSHSTNPSTSSRGSETREDVNNYTSQPGRNLRNAYRYQNYNPKRRESFISPINELINDSSEKNEDPQLATKRMSYIDLLDSTVNQTPDSNNNSTTHVAPPSRRKTQSISMLFNSPIDNDHTGKFPHAKSPSVDFGQVHKLVNQSLVSVNQSPSTPSTASEGSSAVTRKEKPGKKNRPPSMVLDMLVQNGMNTD; encoded by the coding sequence atgaaatcaaGCCTCACCACATCAAGTAAAACCACGGCTAGTACAATCACGTCTAGTACCTCCTATGCTTTCAAGGCCTCTATTCCTACTTCATATGATCCATACATAGTACATTCGGATGATAAGGATGGCACAGTCTTCATTGCTGTTGGCACAATTCTAATTGCtctttttgtctttttcattattgcGAAATTCTGGTTCTTCCTAAAGAATCGGAAAGCCGCTGAACTGGCGACAAAATATGATGATATATATGCTGGTAACTATTATGATAGCAGTAGTAGTGTTCTTCACTATGATTCTGCGTTCTTCgatgaaaagaaatcaagttATGGTACCGATTCTCCAAGTTCAGGCACTAGATCTACTTACTCGCATTCCACGAATCCTTCCACATCATCCAGAGGTTCTGAGACTCGAGAAGACGTCAATAACTATACATCACAACCAGGTCGCAACTTAAGAAATGCATACAGATATCAAAATTACAAtccaaagagaagagaatCATTTATTTCACCGATCAATGAACTTATAAATGACTCTTCggagaaaaatgaagatcCACAGCTTGCTACGAAAAGAATGTCCTATATCGACCTATTGGACTCAACAGTGAACCAGACACCTGATTCCAATAATAATTCTACAACCCATGTTGCTCCACCTTCAAGACGTAAAACCCAATCGATAAGTATGTTGTTTAATTCACCAATTGACAATGATCATACCGGCAAATTTCCACATGCTAAAAGTCCATCTGTTGATTTTGGGCAGGTCCACAAGCTGGTGAACCAGAGTTTAGTAAGCGTTAACCAAAGTCCGTCTACACCTTCCACAGCATCAGAAGGTAGTTCAGCTGTTACACGTAAAGAAAAACCaggcaaaaaaaatagacCTCCTTCTATGGTCTTGGATATGTTAGTTCAAAACGGTATGAATACTGACTGA
- a CDS encoding uncharacterized protein (PKUD0C05840; similar to Saccharomyces cerevisiae YMR002W (MIC17); ancestral locus Anc_6.34) — protein MARSSSRRPAPASNSRSIFGGKTQARPASTMSAPAAAAPAYRSPAQAAAPAAAPVSAPAQAAPQQPGMFAQMATTAAGVAVGSAVGHTLGAGLTSMFSGSGSNEAAQQQQQAVPAAQSQVTQQQATPACDADARNFTRCIEESNGNYQACDFYLQQLKACQQAAQQY, from the coding sequence ATGGCTAGATCATCATCCAGAAGACCAGCACCAGCATCCAACTCCCGTTCTATTTTTGGTGGTAAAACCCAAGCCAGACCAGCTTCCACCATGTCAGCACCTGCAGCTGCAGCACCAGCTTACAGATCTCCAGCACAAGCAGCGGCTCCAGCAGCGGCTCCAGTGTCTGCTCCGGCACAAGCGGCTCCACAACAACCAGGTATGTTTGCACAGATGGCAACCACGGCTGCAGGTGTTGCAGTTGGTTCTGCCGTTGGTCACACCTTAGGAGCAGGTCTGACTTCTATGTTCTCTGGTTCTGGTTCAAACGAAGCAgcacaacaacaacaacaggCTGTACCAGCAGCTCAATCCCAAGTCACTCAACAACAAGCCACTCCAGCTTGTGATGCAGATGCAAGAAACTTCACTAGATgtattgaagaatccaaTGGTAACTATCAAGCTTGTGACTTTTATCTACAACAATTAAAGGCTTGTCAACAAGCTGCACAACAATActaa
- a CDS encoding uncharacterized protein (PKUD0C05850; Pfam Domains: Complex1_49kDa(2.2e-183)) — translation MLSSSLRSSLRNISRVNNVSRLAQFHQRNLSTSNVLNQMPKLHKIEQEANDNDFYMIKKRGDKGDESISEPGEDDGFKSTINMEINSALGNYSEFINDAKDLETWTLSNEDSPDHKVKKSKIRHFTLNFGPQHPAAHGVLRLILELHGEEIIRSDPHVGLLHRGTEKLIESKTYMQALPYFDRLDYVSMMTNEQVFALAVEKLLNVEVPIRAKYIRTLFGEITRILNHLMSVLSHAMDVGALTPFLWGFEEREKLMEFYERVSGARLHSAYFRPGGVSQDIPFGLLDDIYMWATQFGDRIDEVEELLTDNRIWKQRTIDVGIVTAEDALAYGLSGVMLRGSGVPYDIRKAQPYDAYDRVDFDIPVGTNGDCYDRYLIRMAEFRQSLRIIEQCINDMPAGPVKVEDFKISPPSKEAMKNDMETLIHHFLLFTKGYQVPQGETYTVIEAPKGEMGVYVISDGTERPYKCKIRTPGFSHLGAFDHIARGHLLPDAVAIIGTMDLVFGEVDR, via the coding sequence atgCTTTCATCAAGTCTAAGATCCAGTTTAAGAAATATTTCTAGAGTCAACAACGTTTCTAGATTGGCTCAATTccatcaaagaaacttaTCCACCTCCAATGTCTTGAATCAAATGCCAAAGCTTCATAAAATTGAGCAAGAAGctaatgataatgatttTTATATGATTAAGAAAAGAGGTGACAAAGGTGACGAATCAATCAGTGAACCTGGTGAAGACGATGGCTTTAAATCCACAATCAATATGGAAATTAACTCTGCTTTAGGTAATTATTCagaatttatcaatgatGCAAAAGACTTGGAAACATGGACCTTATCAAATGAAGATTCTCCAGATCATAAAGTTAAGAAATCGAAAATTAGACATTTCACATTGAATTTTGGTCCTCAACATCCAGCTGCTCATGGTGTTTTAAgattgattttggaattgcACGGTGAAGAAATTATTAGATCTGATCCCCATGTTGGTCTTTTGCATAGAGGTACTGAAAAGTTGATTGAGTCTAAAACCTATATGCAAGCTCTACCATACTTTGATAGATTAGATTATGTCTCTATGATGACTAATGAACAAGTTTTCGCATTGGCTGTTGAAAAACTATTGAATGTTGAAGTCCCAATCAGAGCCAAGTATATCAGAACCCTATTTGGTGAGATAACAAGAATCTTAAACCACTTAATGTCTGTCTTATCTCATGCCATGGATGTTGGTGCTTTAACTCCTTTCTTATGGGGTTTcgaagaaagagaaaaattgatggaATTCTATGAAAGAGTCTCAGGTGCTAGATTACATAGTGCCTACTTCAGACCAGGTGGTGTTTCTCAAGATATTCCTTTTGGTTTACTGGATGACATTTACATGTGGGCGACTCAATTCGGTGatagaattgatgaagttgaagaattacTAACTGATAAcagaatttggaaacaaaGAACTATCGACGTGGGTATAGTTACTGCTGAAGATGCTTTAGCTTATGGTTTATCCGGTGTCATGCTAAGAGGCTCCGGTGTCCCTTATGATATCAGAAAAGCTCAACCTTATGACGCGTATGATAGggttgattttgatattccaGTTGGTACCAACGGCGATTGTTATGACAGATACTTGATTAGAATGGCTGAATTCAGACAATCTCTTAGAATTATTGAACAATGTATCAATGATATGCCAGCAGGTCCTGTTAAGGTTGAAGACTTCAAAATCTCTCCACCATCAAAGGAAGCAATGAAAAATGATATGGAAACTTTGATCCATCATTTCTTGCTTTTCACTAAGGGTTACCAAGTGCCACAAGGTGAAACTTATACTGTCATTGAAGCTCCAAAGGGTGAAATGGGTGTTTACGTCATTTCGGACGGCACTGAAAGGCCTTATAAGTGTAAGATTAGAACCCCTGGTTTCTCACATTTAGGTGCATTTGATCATATTGCAAGAGGTCATTTATTACCTGATGCGGTTGCTATTATTGGTACTATGGATTTGGTCTTCGGTGAAGTTGATAGATAA